A single window of Debaryomyces hansenii CBS767 chromosome F complete sequence DNA harbors:
- a CDS encoding DEHA2F18634p (similar to uniprot|P21592 Saccharomyces cerevisiae YPL172C COX10 Heme A:farnesyltransferase): MSHKLLAFPRLNYISNFNFFYKNTTKNLILDQNFIGNLYLTSTPTCRKLVTIPSNRNIMTTSSNLKESDSGSILENVATKVLNCQEPEAKSSQKIDTDKVSSNKVESTHIPFKVVPKELNKSSSATATSSSKTKTNLRSIIQPYVKLTKPNLTILVTLSSICSYAISPYTVSLPELLFLTMGTALCSGAANAINMGREPEFDKKMPRTVGRPVVRGLISPKQAYQFAGITGSLGCTMLFLGVNPTVSFLGFLNIVLYSWIYTSLKRKSIINTWVGAIVGAIPPLMGWAASSPLDHPGAWCLAGLLYAWQFPHFNALSHNIADQYKGAGYVMTAAENPKLNARVALRYSLLMFPLCFGLSYFGITDWVFQFDSAIANSWLTYLAYKFWMQIKQNYTGQKPTANGIAMANIHAKKLFWGSVWHLPAVLILAMLHKKGQWDRLLIYSGLKSHDHKSQSSNNIGLI, translated from the coding sequence ATGTCTCATAAACTTTTAGCTTTTCCCAGgctaaattatatttctaattttaattttttttataagAATACTacaaagaatttaatactagatcaaaattttattgggAACCTATATTTAACATCAACACCAACATGTCGAAAACTCGTGACTATACCAAgtaatagaaatattatgaCTACTTCAAGCAATTTAAAAGAAAGTGATTCAGGatcaatattggaaaaCGTCGCTACAAAAGTTTTAAATTGTCAGGAACCAGAAGCAAAACTGTCACAGAAGATCGATACCGACAAAGTGAGTAGTAACAAGGTTGAAAGCACGCATATTCCTTTCAAAGTTGTTCCAAAAGAGCtcaataaatcatcttcCGCAACTGCAACATCTAGTAGTAAGACTAAGACTAATTTGcgttcaataattcaaccGTATGTCAAATTGACTAAGCCAAATTTGACTATTTTGGTGACGCTAAGTTCGATTTGCTCATATGCTATTTCTCCTTACACAGTTTCTTTACCAGAGCTTTTGTTCCTTACTATGGGTACTGCCTTGTGTTCTGGAGCAGCAAACGCTATAAATATGGGTAGAGAACCggaatttgataaaaaaatGCCCAGAACCGTGGGGAGACCTGTTGTACGCGGATTGATAAGTCCTAAACAAGCTTATCAGTTTGCTGGGATCACTGGTTCCTTGGGATGCACTATGTTATTTCTTGGTGTGAATCCTACAGTTTCCTTTCTAGGCTTTCTAAATATTGTATTGTATTCTTGGATTTATAcatcattgaaaagaaaatctATTATCAATACTTGGGTAGGTGCCATCGTTGGAGCGATCCCACCCTTGATGGGTTGGGCAGCATCATCTCCATTAGATCACCCTGGTGCTTGGTGTCTAGCAGGTTTGCTATATGCCTGGCAATTTCCTCATTTCAATGCGTTGTCTCATAATATTGCAGATCAATATAAAGGTGCTGGATATGTTATGACTGCTGCTGAAAACCCCAAGCTAAATGCAAGAGTTGCGTTACGATATTCCTTATTAATGTTCCCATTATGCTTTGGCTTGAGTTATTTTGGGATTACTGATTGGGTTTTCCAATTTGATTCAGCTATAGCCAATTCTTGGTTAACTTACTTGGCttataaattttggatGCAGATTAAACAAAATTATACTGGTCAAAAGCCAACTGCTAATGGGATAGCGATGGCTAATATTCATGCTAAGAAGTTATTTTGGGGATCGGTATGGCATTTACCGGCCGTTTTGATTTTGGCAATGTTACATAAAAAAGGACAGTGGGATAGGTTGTTGATTTATTCAGGTTTAAAATCTCATGACCATAAATCACAATCTTCCAACAATATTGgattaatataa
- a CDS encoding DEHA2F18656p (similar to uniprot|Q6Q5I7 Saccharomyces cerevisiae YOR261C RPN8 Essential non-ATPase regulatory subunit of the 26S proteasome): MPTATSESTFLDKTVTVSPLVLLSVVDHYNRVAKDSKKRVVGVVLGDNSSDTIRVTNSYAIPFEEDEKNPSVWFLDHNFIESMGEMFKKINAKEKLIGWYHSGPKLKPSDLKINDAFKKYTSNPLLLIVDVQPRDVGIPTDAYYAVDDIKNDGSAAERTFVHVPSLIEAEEAEEIGVEHLLRDIRDQAAGNLSLRVTQSYQSLLGLHQKLREIANYLDKVYQKKLPINHTILGKLQNVFNLLPNLSNTDINTSSKIIDSQVPNQSTNPLSTAFTIKTNDELMMVYVSTLVRAIIAFHDLIENKLENKKLNERKPDDSNLEADAADVPTSDTTEDKPMST, encoded by the coding sequence ATGCCTACCGCTACAAGTGAATCAACATTTTTAGATAAGACAGTAACAGTTTCACCATTGGTACTTTTATCTGTTGTGGACCATTATAATAGAGTTGCCAAAGATTCGAAGAAAAGAGTAGTTGGTGTAGTTTTGGGAGATAATTCTTCGGATACTATTAGAGTTACGAATTCATATGCCATTCCttttgaagaagacgaaaaAAATCCAAGCGTTTGGTTCTTGGACCACAATTTTATAGAATCGATGGGGGAAATGttcaaaaaaatcaatGCTAAAGAAAAGTTAATTGGCTGGTATCACTCAGGACCAAAATTGAAACCTTCtgatttaaaaataaatgatgCTTTCAAAAAATACACTCTGAATCCATTGTTATTGATTGTTGATGTCCAACCTAGAGACGTTGGTATTCCAACAGATGCGTATTATGCGGTTGATGATATAAAGAACGATGGTTCAGCGGCAGAAAGAACTTTTGTTCACGTTCCATCCTTAATCGAGGCTGAAGAAGCGGAAGAGATTGGTGTGGAACATTTGTTGAGGGATATTAGAGATCAAGCAGCAGGTAATTTGTCATTGAGAGTTACTCAAAGTTATCAATCTTTACTAGGATTACATCAAAAACTAAGAGAAATTGCCAACTACTTAGATAAGGtttatcaaaagaaattgcCTATAAACCACACAATCTTGGGGAAATTACAGAATGTTTTCAACTTATTACCAAACTTATCTAATACTGACATAAATACTTCCAGCAAAATAATTGACAGTCAAGTTCCTAACCAATCTACAAATCCTTTATCAACTGCTTTTACGATTAAAactaatgatgaattgatGATGGTTTACGTTAGTACCTTAGTGAGGGCAATTATTGCATTCcatgatttaattgaaaataagtTGGAGAATAAAAAGCTAAACGAAAGAAAGCCAGATGACTCTAACCTTGAAGCAGACGCGGCTGATGTCCCTACCTCAGATACTACTGAAGATAAACCTATGAGTACTTAA